TAAATGCGGGAGATGGGAGTAATCAGCACCCAACTCAAACACTATTGGATTTATACACAATAAAGAGAGAGATTGGAAGGATTGATAATATAAGGGTTGCATTTGTTGGGGATTTGAAGTATGGGAGGACTGTCCATTCTCTTTCCTATGCACTGGCACTTTTTGAGGGTGTTGAGTTACACTTTATTTCCCCAAAAGAATTGAAAATGCCAAGGGAAATCATTGAGGATTTGAAGGGGAGAGTTAAGATATATGAATCCGATAAGATTGATGATTTGGATGTTGATGTTGTTTATGTTACAAGGATACAGAAGGAGAGGTTCCCAGATTTGAATGAATATCAGAAGGTTAAAGGAAGCTATAAGATAAAGAGGGAGCATGTTGAAAATAAAGATTTGATTGTTATGCACCCATTGCCAAGGGTTGATGAGATTGATTACGAAGTTGATAAACTTCCTCAGGCAAAATACTTTAAACAGTCCTTCTATGGAATTCCAGTAAGGATGGCAATTTTGAAGATTTTGATTGAAGAGTTTGAAAAAGCATAACCAATATCTATGTTTTATTTATTAGTTAAGGTATTTTGTCAGTAGTTAATTTTTTATATTATAAATTCAATAAAACTTTTGGCTCGCATGGCAAAGTATATATATGTCTCTTTTTTATTATTGGGTTATAGTTGTTTGCATATAAATAATATAAATACATAAATATAAATAAAATTTGAAAAATGTGGTTCTTTATTAAAAATTTTACCTTCATTTGTCATTCTTATAAAAGAATTGTGCAATTAAATAAATGCAAGAAATTCCACAAACAACTATACTTCAAGTTAAAGTTTATATATCCCAATGGGAATAAACAATCTACTAACTACTTAAAACAGGTTTAGGGTGTTAATATGGGAGTATGGCAAGGAAAGAGTAGAAGAAAGCCAACAGGTGGAAAATACAAAATGGCAAGAAAAAAGAGAAAGTATGAAATGGGAAGAGAACCAACAGAAACACTTTTATCAGAAGAAATAAGGATGAAAATTATTAGATGTAGAGGAGGAAATAGAAAAGTTAGATTATTAAGAACAAACTATGCAAACGTTTTAGACCCAAAAACAGGAGTTTGTAAAAAAGTTGCAATTAAAACCGTAGTTGACAACCAAGCAAACAAACACTACATCAGAAGAAACATCATTACAAAAGGAGCAATTATTGAAACAGAGTTAGGTTTAGCAAAAGTAACATCAAGACCAGGACAAGACGGAGTTGTCAACGCTGTTTTAATTGAGCAACAATAAGATGAATTTCTATTTTTTATTTTTCGTCATAATTCTTAATTTTTTACATTATCCAAATCTAAAAATTTAAATAAATGAATAAATTATTTTAAATAAATAATCCATGCTTAATTATGTTTATGTGTTGTGTATAGTATTGGTGAGAAAATGTTATTGGAAAGGTATCTAAAAGTTTCTGAAAATAAACTACCAGCAAAATTTTTAATCTCAAAATCAATAAAGGTTGACAATTTTGCTAAGAAAGATATTGACGAACTTTGGGAAATGCATAAAAATGCAATGGATGAATTTAAAGAAACAACAAATATAAAGGACATTAAAATAACCCATCCCAATTTGTTGGACTTAAAGATAGAGATAGCAAAGAAAATCTTTGAAAATTGTCATTTTTGTGAGCATAAGTGTTATGTAAATAGAAAGAAAGAGTTGGGATTTTGTAAAATTGGAGAAAGTTATTATTCATCCGAATTTTTGCACTATGGTGAAGAGGACGTTTTAATACCTTCCCACACAATATTTTTTTGTGGATGCAATTTTAAATGTGTATTTTGCCAAAATTGGGAAATTTCACAGATTTATTTTGAGAATCTTCCAGTTGAAAACTACTGCAAAAAAGTTAACCGCAAACTAATGGCAAAGATTATAGAGGAAAAAAGAGCAATATCCAAAAACGTAAATTTTGTGGGAGGGGAGCCAACGCCCCACTTACTAACAATTTTGGAAATCCTAAGGCATGTTAATG
The sequence above is a segment of the Methanotorris igneus Kol 5 genome. Coding sequences within it:
- the pyrB gene encoding aspartate carbamoyltransferase; this translates as MRHLISMRDIGKEDILRILDEAEKMEEILNSKKPSKILEGKILATIFYEPSTRTRLSFETAMKRLGGEVIGFGDIENTSVAKGESLIDTIRVVSNYCDIIVLRHPAEGAARLASEYSSVPIINAGDGSNQHPTQTLLDLYTIKREIGRIDNIRVAFVGDLKYGRTVHSLSYALALFEGVELHFISPKELKMPREIIEDLKGRVKIYESDKIDDLDVDVVYVTRIQKERFPDLNEYQKVKGSYKIKREHVENKDLIVMHPLPRVDEIDYEVDKLPQAKYFKQSFYGIPVRMAILKILIEEFEKA
- a CDS encoding 30S ribosomal protein S8e, whose amino-acid sequence is MGVWQGKSRRKPTGGKYKMARKKRKYEMGREPTETLLSEEIRMKIIRCRGGNRKVRLLRTNYANVLDPKTGVCKKVAIKTVVDNQANKHYIRRNIITKGAIIETELGLAKVTSRPGQDGVVNAVLIEQQ
- a CDS encoding radical SAM protein; this encodes MLLERYLKVSENKLPAKFLISKSIKVDNFAKKDIDELWEMHKNAMDEFKETTNIKDIKITHPNLLDLKIEIAKKIFENCHFCEHKCYVNRKKELGFCKIGESYYSSEFLHYGEEDVLIPSHTIFFCGCNFKCVFCQNWEISQIYFENLPVENYCKKVNRKLMAKIIEEKRAISKNVNFVGGEPTPHLLTILEILRHVNVNIPVVWNSNMYMSEEAMHLLDGVVDLWLSDFKFGNDRCAERLSKIKNYCKVVKRNHLMIKGEDIIIRHLVMPNHLECCTERIFKWIGKHLDAKVNVMFQYRPEYKAILYEDIDRALNHEEMAKALLLAKKYGLDTDI